Proteins encoded together in one Lathyrus oleraceus cultivar Zhongwan6 chromosome 5, CAAS_Psat_ZW6_1.0, whole genome shotgun sequence window:
- the LOC127086832 gene encoding uncharacterized protein LOC127086832 translates to MSSTSRAWAAATSVAVVEALKDQGICRWNHTLKSLQNHVKNNVRSYSQANKLSSSTSSSTMVSNSKRQKKKAKQSEESLRTVMYLSCWGPN, encoded by the coding sequence ATGAGTTCAACAAGTAGAGCATGGGCAGCAGCAACCAGTGTTGCAGTCGTGGAAGCTTTGAAGGATCAAGGTATATGCAGATGGAATCATACACTAAAGTCACTTCAAAATCATGTTAAAAACAATGTCAGGTCTTATTCTCAAGCAAATAAGCTTTCATCCTCCACTTCTTCTTCAACTATGGTTTCTAATTCTAAAAGACAAAAAAAGAAGGCAAAGCAATCAGAAGAATCTTTGAGGACAGTCATGTACCTGAGTTGTTGGGGTCCCAACTAA
- the LOC127086830 gene encoding uncharacterized protein LOC127086830 yields the protein MSSTSRAWAAAASVAVVEALKDQGICRWNHTLKSLQNHVKNNVRSFSQAKKLSSSTSSSSSAMVSNSKRQNKKIMQSEESLRTVMYLSCWGPN from the coding sequence ATGAGTTCAACAAGTAGAGCATGGGCAGCAGCAGCCAGTGTTGCAGTGGTGGAAGCATTGAAGGATCAAGGTATATGCAGATGGAATCATACACTAAAGTCACTTCAAAATCATGTTAAAAACAATGTCAGATCATTTTCTCAAGCAAAGAAACTCTCATCCTccacttcttcttcttcttctgctATGGTTTCTAATTCTAAAAGACAAAATAAGAAGATCATGCAGTCAGAAGAATCTTTAAGGACAGTCATGTACTTGAGTTGTTGGGGTCCCAATTGA
- the LOC127086831 gene encoding uncharacterized protein LOC127086831, with translation MSSTSRAWAAAASVAVVEALKDQGICRWNHTLKSLQNHVKNNVRSYSQAKKLSSSTSSSAMVSNSKRQKKQTDQSEESLRTVMYLSCWGPN, from the coding sequence ATGAGTTCAACAAGTAGAGCATGGGCAGCAGCAGCCAGTGTTGCAGTGGTGGAAGCTTTGAAGGATCAAGGTATATGCAGATGGAATCATACACTAAAATCACTTCAAAACCATGTTAAAAACAATGTCAGATCGTATTCTCAAGCAAAGAAACTCTCATCCTCCACTTCTTCTTCTGCTATGGTTTCTAATTCTAAAAGACAAAAAAAGCAGACAGACCAATCAGAAGAATCTTTGAGGACGGTCATGTACTTGAGTTGTTGGGGTCCCAATTGA
- the LOC127082306 gene encoding uncharacterized protein LOC127082306: MSKEELQSSLKALEQTMKERNNDKEKADIALQARFNEKGRKDWFVKIYRAMKKEVKFVNDTTLMAEGISDVLIMRRDGGNSFIKDVLYILGIKCNFLSIGQLLEKGHKTHMENKGLGILDA; this comes from the exons ATGAGCAAAGAGGAGCTGCAAAGTTCTCTTAAGGCTCTTGAGCAAACGATGAAGGAGAGGAATAACGATAAGGAAAAGGCGGACATAGCTTTGCAAGCTCGTTTCAATGAGAAGG GGAGGAAGGATTGGTTTGTCAAAATCTATCGTGCCATGAAGAAAGAAGTAAAGTTTGTGAATGACACCACTCTAATGGCCGAAGGTATTAGTGATGTTTTGATAATGAGAAGGGATGGTGGAAATTCCTTTATCAAAGATGTCTTGTATATTCTGGGAATTAAATGTAACTTTTTAAGCATTGGCCAATTGCTTGAGAAGGGGCACAAGACTCATATGGAAAACAAGGGACTGGGCATTTTGGATGCATAG